The Malus sylvestris chromosome 8, drMalSylv7.2, whole genome shotgun sequence genomic interval ATGGCTTAGCCGCTTCTCTAACACCGGTGGCCCTGCCGTTGCTGCTGCGCCTTGCTCGGCCTGTAACTGGGGCTGCTCATCCAAGGGGCCTGAGTCATGAACACGGGATCCTCCAACTCTAGTTTTGCAATACTTGAAGTCAAAGAAACATACCGACACCACCAAAGCTAAGAACCCAACACAACCCACTACAAGAAAAGCAATCATTTTTTTGCTCCACTTACTGCTTCCTGATTCTGGTGGCAGCGATGGCAAGGGCACGGGCACTGGCAACGGATTGCCGCATGATAGACATTCACCTGTACATGGACCCGGCTTCACATCACGTCCGAATACCATGAAATTGTTTGAGACATCGAAAATTGGGTTGCCCCAACAATATAAGGAAAAGTTGGATGATGAAACTCCGCAGAAGACGCTGCGTTTTGCTTCAATTGCGGTGAAGTAAGTACCTTTCAGAGTCTCAGGCAAGCTGAAATTATTTTCCCCCCAACAAACAACTGTTCCATTAGGCCGGAGAGCGCAACTGCGGTTTTCTCCCAAGGCCAGAGATGTGAATCTCCCTTGAGGTTTCTCACCCTTCATTTCTCCCCAGCAATCCAAACTGTTATCGACCGATGAGATGGCACACGCATGACCGACACCAGCACTCACTGCTTTGTAAACATTCTTGCCACTAGCTCTAGGCTCCTTCCCAACCACTATATAATTGCTTCCTAAGCAAGTAACCTTTCCGATTTGTGATACCCCGCATACAAATTTCTCTCCCACCGCAATGCTTGAAAATCCGTACTCGTGTCTACTGATCGTGCTATTGCGAAACCAATGCCATTGCCAACATTGGAGGCGACTACTAGTACTAGTCGTCCCATTCTGAATAAGTCCGCAAACGTGAGAATTTCCGGCAATAAGTTGCGTGAGAGGTGGACCGCGGTAGATGCGCTTGTGGGACAAGTGCGTGCCATTAGCAGAGAACCTCCAGCAACTCAAAGTAGAATTAGtattggaggaggaagaagatggtgGGGGCCTCAAGGCGCATAAGAAGCCATCTCCGGCAACTAGAGCAgtgaaggaagaagaagcattCTTGTCGAGAGGAATTTGAACGCCGCCGCTGCCCCCATTGCTGCCACTTGCAGTTGTAGGAAACTTAAAACCAGTACAATTGAGAAAGGATTTCTGGTTTTGGGGATGTATGAGTGCGCAGATTAATGTCTGATTAGAAGATTCGGAAATCGACACGGTGGATGAGGAGAGTGAGTGAGGAAGGAAAGTAAGCAAGGAGAAGGTGATGAGGAGAAGGATTAAAGAATAAGAAGCAGCAGCCATAGTCGGCAGAGAGATATTTGATAGTCAAATAATTGGGCGGCGGATGCAGAAAATTTCATTGGAGAGGAAGGAGCAGAAGGAGAATTAAAGACATGGGATTGGTTAATTTTGTGGTGTCAACTTCAGTTTAAACGTGTAGAAGGTGGACGAGTAGGGGTGAGAAGACCAAGACCAGAATCATCACACGGTTTTGAGAGAGGGAGTTTTTGAGGACCAAAGACTAATTCTAGTGAGAGAGACCAGAGTGGGAGCGATGGAAAAACCAGATCGTGTTTccatcacactgaaaaatctcttcgaGCGTGTGACTAAGAGACTCGATTACGTCTAACTCAACAAAGGATAGTCTTGCTTGCTAAGCTTGTTCAAAATAGGAAAGCGGACTTAATCTGAGCTAGTAGAAGAAGCAGGAAAGACTTTTAATCCTGCTAAGAATGGTAGGACGACTAAGTGTCAAAACTTAATCTTATTTACAAATaagaaagtaataaaatatgAGAGCCGTTTAGTACTACAGTTGAGTGAAATTTTTACGTTTATAAGTTATTGGTTCTAGATTTGAATCTCATAAGTAAAGAGTTtgcaatcaatttattttttctactttgatataaatatattaatgtaTTTCTAGATAATCACATCCGAACAAACtctataattttgtttttcaactAAATATGTAAAATCACGTCAACAAATCAAGCTCCAGCAATCTCTTCGAAGGTAAATGTCAAACTTAGTAGCTTattctctctctacaaattTACAGACCTCTTTCTCACTCTTCAGCCTAAGTTTTTTATTCTTACAAAATCAAATATTGTGTTACACAGCGACTAGGGAGAAGACAAAaatttatgaatataatgatgaataaagaacaataaaataatcaaatttgaaaagtCTATTGGAGATGCTTTTAGGTCCTTCTTCCAATGTAAGAATCATACACTTAACAAGCACACTCACGTGTAACAAATTTTTAGATCTTACACGTGGATAACACAAATTATGTGACGTGGACCACGTGTGAGCGTTGGGCATCACACATGAGCAAACCTGTCTACTTGTGAAGCTTAATAGTCACACATGTTTCACGTTTAAGGTTTGATAGGTGTTCCACGTGTTGAGAGTATGAATCTTACATCCAAGAATAAAGAACCTTGCATGTTCTTATATGAAACCAAATTACTCCCCATATCACGAGTTAATTTCATGTTGAaatctcaacttttttttattgaacaaCAAGGTAAGACGACAcacacaccaccaccaccatcatcttTGGTGATGCAAGGCAGAACACTATTAAACTTAGGGTACTAATGCTAGATAGACCaacttttaaaccaaatttgtaaattatataatGTGTTaccaaataagaaataaacacgttaatcaacacttaagtaataattcaatcatcaacaaccacgccaaatgatttacaaaatttagtttacaaaattgaTCTCACTAGCATTACCCGTAAACATAACGGAACATTTACTAAGCATATATATGATTTTAAATTCTCTACTTACATGACAAGCATTATAAAACGAAGAAATTAACACTATGTATCTACCTTTTGAACCTTGCAATTAGCTAGCTACTGCTAAAAGAGACAATTCATCAGTACTGGGTGAGAAATCCTTGACGTTTTCGTCGTTACAGGTGTTGTTTCCGGACCTGAAAGTGCAAGGATCAGCAGCCGTAAGCATCTTTATAACATCCCGCATTGTCGGGCGCAAGGACGGTAGCTTGGTAGTGCAGAGAACAGCAACCTTCAAGACCTTGATCATGTCGTCCTCGACACATTCATGTGCCACTTTATCATCTAGAATCTTAACAACCGCTTCACGGTCACTCAGATGCGTTGAAACCCAGTAAACAATATCCTTTCCTTCACCGTAATCCTCTTCAACTGGTCTCCTGCCAGTTACTAGCTCGAGCAGCACCACACCGAAACTATACACATCGCACTTTTCGTTCACTTTAGCAGTATAAGCCAGCTCTGCAGGAAATTAGTTCAAAAAGTTTGAGCACATGCAGGTTGTGAAGATTTTGGATACAATCCCAAGTGAATTAAACcggcaaaaaaaaataaattaaagcagcATCAAATCTGGTGAGCAGATCAAAATTCTAGAGTTGTAGAAGTTGTCACCGAGCAATTGCTTAACGCATAGTTGAAGCAAGAAACCAACGCTAACATATGTGAAATGACTAACAAGTTTCCGATACATTCTTTAAGATAAGAAGTATAATTATATATCATAACAATGGAAGGATAAATGTATGTGGTTTCGTAGATTTGAAACTCACCAGGAGCAATATAGCCATGTGTGCCAGCGAGGGAGCTGTAATCACAACCCTTCTGAGAGCTTTCTGCAATCTTTGCAACTCCAAAATCAGCAACTTTTGCCTCATAGTCGTCGTCGAGCAGAATGTTGGTGGATTTAATATCTCTATGAATTATAGCTGGTGAACAATCATGATGCAGATAAGCAATGCCCCTAGCTGCTCCCAAAGCAATCGTATACCtctggcaccaatccaattcgGGCTCCCCGCTTTTAATATCCCTGTGAAGCGCTTGAAATAAATTACCATTTGCCATGTACTCAAACACGAGAACACTAGATCCGCCATTTGCTGAACAAGCGTATAGCTTCAGTATATTTCTATGCCTGATCTTCCCCAAAATGTCCATCTCTGCAGTCAAAAGCTTCATGCCATCTCCTTTCCAGAGTTGTTTGACAGCTACCGTGCCACGACCTTTCTTCAAATCTATGCGGTAAACTTTCCCTGTACTGCCACTTCCAATCAAATTTTCTTCTTTCAAATCGCATATATCATCTGCATCTATTTCCAACTGGTGGAAAGACGCAAGTTTCCATTTCAGATCTTTCTCCTTCCCTGCTTCCAAATTATTTTCTCTGTCAACTGCCTCCCCAAGCTTGAAGTTCTTATGACTAACCAGCAGTAATCCAGCAAAAACAGCAACCAACGCCAATGCTATAATCGAGAACAAAACCAGTTTATTTTCAAGCACCTTTTTTTGATTCGGCTTTTCAGTACACATGTTCATCCCAGAATTTGTACGTGTTCTGGAATATTGATCAATGCAGAGTCCCTTGTTTCCATCAAAGGCTTTGTCTCCTCCAATGGTCAGAAGATCAGATGGTACTCTTCCGGATAACTGATTCCCCGACAAATCTATAGAACTTAGCTTCAGTTTCACCAAAGTTTCAGGAATCAAACCCGTGAGGCTATTTTGCGAGAGATTTAGAGAGTTCAAAGAGCTTATTAGTGATAACGTGCGTGGGATATTACCAGTTAAAGAATTCGAAGCAAGATTCACGTCCACCAACTTAACACAGTATCCCAATTCTGATGGTACCGATCCTGTCAGAGAATTGTGTTCAAGATGCAAAGATGACAGCTGCTTTAGAGCACCAATTTCGGAAGGTATTTCACCGGAAAATTTATTACCACTCAGATAGAGCCTCTCCAAGTTTGATAGGTTCCCAAGTTGCGGAAGATAACCAGAGAAACCATTGTTCTTCAATATCAACTGATTCAAGCTGGTAGAAAACCCAATGCTGGGGGAGATCTCTCCGCTGAAGTCGTTATCACTGAAATCAATCATTGTTGCGTAGGGAAGTGACCAAAACTCAGCTGGAATCTTCCCAGACAAACGGTTCTGATTGACTCTCAGCCTCTCTAGAGATTTACATCGAATGTAAGAGTCTGTCAGCTCCCCAGAAAAATTGTTGCCCAAAGCAAGCAAGAATTGTAACCTGCCCTTTGCACAAAGAAACCTTGGGAAACCACCTGAAAACTGATTCTCGGATATGTCAATGCTTTCCAAAGGTGAGAATCTGCCAAAATTGGTTGGAAAATCCCCGGAAAATCTGTTTTCATAAATTGAGATTGCAACAAGGTGTTTCATATCGCCGAACCCAGCAGGGAATTCCCCGGAGAAATTGTTCCTGAATAACTGAAAAACCACCAAGTTCTTGAGATTTCCCATCTCGGAAGGCAACTTCCCATAAAACTTGtttgatgagaaatcaaattCCCTTAGGAGGGTGAGATTAGCGAGCCCTGGTGGGATTTCCCCAgtcaaattgttttgaaaaagctCGATCTTATTGAGTTTTTGCAGCTGGGAAATCGAGTTGGAGAGCTTCCCAGAGAGCTTGTTCTTCGACATATCCAACGTCTCCAGTGCCTTCATTTTGTAAACAGATTCCGGAATCTCTCCTCTGAACTGGGAATTCCCCAGATGGAGCCAAGTCAAGTTGGTCAAGTTTCCAAGCCCCTCAGGGATTTCACCTTCATCAAATTCATTTTCCCCGAGCCCGAGGGAATTCAACGCAGTCAGATTCCCCACCCATGATGGGAATGCCGCGGAGAAGGAGTTTGTAGAAAGATCAAGAATCTCCAATTTTCCGAGGGCAGAAAGATCCGGGATTGCTCCCACCATTTTGTTGCCGGTGAGATTTAAAGTTTTGAGATTGGCACAACGAGTGACTTGGGCAGGAAGCTTTCCTGTAATGTTGTTGCAAGGCAGCGAAAGTGTGGCGAGACTGTCAAGAACACCAATGGCGGGCGAAATCTCACCCGAGAGGGACTTGTTATCAAGAGAAATTCCAATCACTTTCCCGCTAATCCGATCGCAGGCGACTCCGAAGAAGTTGCAGGGCGACCGATCTGCGGTCTCTTTCCAGGAATCGAGAACATTCAGAGGGTCTTTGAGCTGCCTCTTCAACTCAAGGAGGGCTTCAGCTTCCGTTTCAGTTCCGACCGTTAGAGGCATGCATGGCGGGAAAAGCAAACAGAGGAGGAACACAGTCGGCAGCAGCAAGTACAATGCCATTGGAATGTAGTAATAGGATGTAGTAGGGGTAAAATGGTCAATTAGAGACGACGGAGCTTTAAATTTGGCGACCACCACCGCTACCCCATGCCGATGCCATTCTTTGAACTTGAACCAGTTCGGAAGAAGCGTAAGGAAACAGCTGTGCAGAAAAAGCCCACGGGTCATTGTCCCCGACTGCATTGttcttttaatttataataTTAACAAAAACGCTAtctttaccatttatttataTCACCATTTGTACCAACTCTTTATCTTTAATAGAAATGGAACCTACATATTTTGACGAACCTACActtattagagagatgatacaaatgacGGTATAAATAGATGATAAGTGTAACACTTACTAATAACAAgactttttaaccaaaaatatAGACCTGAGATTAACATAACTTCTCACTTGAGTCCCTGAGATTTGTCCATGCATTTGTCACACAGCGGAGCAATGGTCGTTTTGGATAATTCCATTAGAATTTCCGCCCCTTATTTGCCTCTTTAAACCATTTATTTTGGATGAAAGTTCTAACCCTATAACACAAAAGAGTTACTGTTTCACATTGTGACAAGACCGAGATCAATACTCACTGATCTTTAGTTTAGAAACTAAGCTCCAATTGCGCCAAACTTCAAGAACCAATGCTTTAATTTCATCGAATTACTTACTTAGGCCTTAACTaatttattaaaactaaaagaaaGCAATACTGTCATATTTTGCAAGTagcaactaattaattaaagttattaagttaaaaaaacttgatgtttTGAGCCAGAAAAATAGCTTAATTTTGGATTTCCTAAATTTTCTTGccagtataaaaataaattatttaggctttggattaattttgttttgttttttgaataATCAAAAAGTAGTTTTTAGCTTATCTAGTAATATTAATCAAGCAGAAGGCATTCATAAATTGAGAAACtacaaaaatgaagaaagaaTTAATCCAACAGAATCGCAAAAAATATTTAGAGTTAACCTAGAGAGAGGTGAGAGATGATTAGATTAGAGTACCTGATGATGACGATCAGATCCAAGTGAGTGCTAGATCATGTGGCGGAGGAATTAGCATCAAGTGTCGGCAGCCAATGCCTCATCACATCTGATGAAGGACCAGTTAACAACAGGTGGGAATTGTATCAAACAAACGGGATTAATTTGGGGAATAAATTATACAGAAGAGAAGGCAAACAGAAGGAGCATGCTATGATATAACTTTactttgtgtttgtttgtttatttgggTGATGGGATATATGAACAGGTGTTGTGCATGCATATGGTGATGGTCCATGGATATGGATGGAGACTGGAGAGATGATATCTGACACTCCCTTCCTTACTACCCACATGTTTCTTGCTTGCTAAGTTCACCACTCACCACTCAGTAATCCTTCATCTACCTAGGCACTAAATAattttatgtgtgtgtgtatgtatttgTAAAACTCAGGAAATTAAGCACATAAAAACGAGAAAAACAAGCGACACAGACAGCGGAAGGTGGAGAAGGCAGAAGAGATAAGCAaggacgagagagagagagagagagagagagagagagagagagagagagatatagagAGATGAGTAATAGTGTATCTACGTGACTGGTGCGAGGGAGGGAGGCCATAATGGAGAGAGCAGAGACAAAAATGCTTTATGAACAACATTTGGAAACTAGGGCCTCCAAAACCACGAAAAAGTAATTATTGTTACATGATATGATTGGAATCCGGATGTTTGCCGGATCATCTTTGCGAGGATCACAGAGATTCATGAATCGTGTCCATTTATCGTATATTTtgcggtaaaaaattattttaaatatttttatttaaaattaaacacaaacagtacctgacaaaaattgatcacacgatgtatgatgaccatttctatatattttaatttcaacgaccaaagtgagaagttgtGAGGCCCACACCACATTGAACTTCAACAATCTGAatcgtctatttttcaagttgcacctcttagattgttcttgcaaaatattagtcaaattagaaatatttgagatatctaattgagttcaaataaatcgacgaatactttgttctataagaaacaatgaaatttcattgtgataattaaatagacaaatagttttgaattgaattgaatttttgcaaagatATCTATGAATCGAGGCTTTCAAAATAGACGATTGGGATTGTTGAACTTCGATGTAGAGTTGGTCCTACAAAATAGATAATTTGgttttacttttactttttatttttttgtacacCAATTCTATGagcatttcttcatctccacttTCTAAAATATATTTCCCATATATCTCAAGTACAAAAATGTAAATTAAAAACGATTAATTACTAAAGGAGtccttaattatatataaaagtGTGACTTGGTGATTATTATACGGAAATGAGATATGCTTAGTAATTGAAATTCAACCCACATAAGATTTGAATTTAATTCGAACAAGCGAGTGCCGACACAAATTTGGAATTTAGATGCGACACTCTTACTTGGTTCGACATGGTCCAGCGAGATAATCATTTATAAGGACTTGTCATTAGAGCATCTCTACCCGTTAATGCGTCGGTGTATCAGTTTTatgcctttttttgtttttttgttaaattaattacCGATGGAATTTAAACTAATATATCGTTATGCAAGAATTCAACACTTTTTCATCATTGTATTAAAAAACCACTTGCAGTTTTGTGCGTCTAACGTAAAATCATTACTCGTCTTAACGTGTGTGTCTAATGTAGAATCATTACTCGTCTTAACGTGTCGGCATATCAGGTAATGTGATCAAATAGTTATACCTATAAAGCAATGTCATTGTCACAGTAATTTCCAGTTGGAATACAGCGAGTTATGCTTACCCTAAACCCTAGACCCTACATCCCCTAAAATGCATGTGAACGTCAAAGTATTCAAGAGATCCGCTCTTGATCTCTATGTCTGAATTCGGCGGACCTAAAAATCGAAATCACTCATTTTGAATTCTACAACCCTCGATTAGCCCATCCAACTGACCCATCTCATGCAAACCAAGGATTTAGATCTCCCTTACTTTGAATGGCACAGATCTCTGGGCTAGCTAGCTCCAGACTTGGAGATGCGCATAGGATCTCGATTTGTATTCGACCCTCGGCGAACCACTTGGGAGCATATGCTATAGACATCAGTAGGTACATGTTCTGATTTCATGTGTAAATCACAGTAATTCGGCATGAAATAGTTAAAAAATACAACTGAAACTACACTGAAATATATAGGTGGCTCCCTTGTACAATCCTATATTTCAATGAGGTTTTCGACCCCAAATAACAAAAAGTAAAATCCAGCTCCGTCCCAGTTTTTTCCGTGTGATTAAAAATTTCCATGGCGGCACAGTTCAGGAACCTCCATGGCGGCGATAGAGTACAGACCGATAAATGGCAGCAACGTGGAAGAAGACGATGAGCACTATGAAGAAATCGTCCAGGAGACCAGCTATACCAAATATTGCTACAAGAACactcaaaacaaagattacGTATTAATAGTGCCACTTACTAGAACAACTCCACAAGAAAATTCAACCAGCTTGAAAGCATTAAAAGCACCTTCCGGGATGAAGTCAAAAGGGCTGAATAGGTACGCAGCACCCATTATCATCTGTATACAAAATTTCCAAAAAGGTCAGAACTTCTTAACGAACATACAGTATACAATATCCTTCAGATTAAAGATGAGATAAGTTCTCGCAGAATGTTATTTCCAACCATACAAACTGCATTAACAGCTGCATGAGAATGCAAAATATACGAGAAGTGATCGCATACTTGTGTCAATTACTTAACTGAAATCCAGACACGAGCCCTTATAACAAGGGGAAGAGATCTATCAGGATTAATTAGTTCTCGCAGCAGCCTCCGCAGGAGAAAAGGAAGGTCCTGCCCTCTCTGTTGACAAGATTATTGAAATTTATAGAAACAGATTAGAAATGCAGGACATAACGATCTAATATTAGAAATGCAGGACATAACAATCTAATATTCTCAATCAACTATGTATTCTTTTCATGCAGTTTAAGTACAGAAACTGCAaatatttttcaacaaaaaacatATCTGTGCATGCGctggtgtgtgtgtgagtgtgtgggtGGGTGTCTAAATTTTCAGTCTTCCCTCAAAGATCATCCTAACAAAATATCACTGAAATCCGAAACTGTTTGACTACTAAGTGGAAGGTTTGTCACTTTCGTGTTTTCTGGATGTACCATGTTTGTCTGTTTTCTTGACTCGAATTAGATGGCTAAACGGTCGGATTTGTATCATATTTTGGGAAGATGACCTTTGAATGAAGAACTCAAAAATAGACTGTTCGGATTATTGATATAAAATATGGACCGGGCCCCACAAGGTTATTTGATGGATACACAGATTCATTTACCTGAATAAGACTTCTGGAATGACCTCCAAAAACACGATTGTACCTTTCTATCTTGCCTAAAATCTCCGCAACCTCTGGCCTATCAAGCTGCCTTGAAGAAGCCCTACTTGGAACCAACAAAGTGATGGGACGACGACATAGCGGGCATTTACAAGGGCGAACTGTTGATCCATGATCCCAAACAAGCATAATACAATTTCCTGAAGAAAGGGAGCCAACGATGCATTATTAgctattacttttttttttttaatgactaCTCAATTTGGAGTTCAAGCCTTGTAGATTACATGTAATGGAATCTGATACTTGCATGTTCGTATATAGTAAGAGTCCTGCTAAGTCTAttatacactcacaatgttaTACTTGATCCGTCATCTTACACAGTATGCAGTGTATACTAAATAGAACATCACACCCATTCAGTTTAGGTAATCTAACAACGGTCGTACAAAAAGTATGGAAAAATATTCTCAAGTAAGCATGTTGGGGACTTTGTAACCACTTTGTGTATCCATAGTCTGTATAATCtattcaaacaaaacaattcCAAGCAGAGATCACTTTTACGTACAATAGAAGCAGTAAACttgtcaaacaaaaaaaatccttaCGGTGTGCATGGAAGAGGGAATTTTTAAGTTCCATGTAATTTTCGTTCAGAATGCGCTACAAAAATTACATAGAGGGACTTGAAAATCACTAGATGCAATACATTTGAAAGTACACTTGAGAGAACTTTCAAATTACTCCTTGAAAGGTGTCATTACAGGTGTTTTAGTAGTAGCTTTAAAGTGCTTGAGTAGTTCATTGATAGCGTTCTTGTGATGCATTTTAACAATTGAGTCTAAATTCCCTTGACACTTTGAAAGtctctcatccaaacataaggttaaatccTCAGCGCGGGTGATGTTCTATAACTCGACCCAGCTCAAAACAGCATTAGACCTCTATATGAATATACATAGGGACCATGTTCAAAACATggtaatttatatatataaatatacataggCACCATGGGCATCCACGATTTATAACCAGACCTGGAATTGCGCTTGGAAAAACTGGCTATATCAGATTATAGATAATAGGCACTATGGGTACCCGCGGATTTATAACTAGACTCGGAATTGCCCTAATCAAGAATATCAAGTCCATTCTACTTGGAATGAAACGGACACTGGCAGTGGCGCCGGGattttttatttcctttgcCACATTTTTATGATGCAAGTCTTGGAAACCTCCACAAACGTGTTCTTCCTATTCACAGAACTCTGCAGAGTACAATTACATGTACACAATGACATTCTGTCTTGACTTGTCTACATATCAATAAGAACAAGAGACTAACGGtatcaaatgaaaatgactATTATCGAATGTCTACTGCGGTTTCTCGAAGAACTCCATCTTCGGCCCtcttctttgttttcaccaAACTTTTACGTTAGCATAGCTAAGCTAAAGACTTGTTTCAGCGAAAACGTCATAGATTGCTCGAAATAAACACCCAGTTTGGATTTGGATTACAAGTCCCTTCGCTCTAAAGAGCAAATGACATCGAAAGCCGCCGCTACTAAAATCTTCCGAGTAATCAATCAAGTCTTTCAACACACCATCAATCAATCGTATCAAAACACGAACAAAAGCATGCTTGAGACAAATCACAAACACAAACAGTTTGAATGGAGAAATTGAAGacaaattgggtttagggtTCTATCGATTGCACCAAACCAATACCAAAATTGGTTGACCGACCGAAATGCAATTGTGTAAGCGAAGAAATAGGAacgagagagagggaggaagaaaggtACTGCAAAACCAGTGAGAGCAATTGGCCTGACAAGGAGTGTCGAAGTTGCCATGGCACACCGAACACAGATCGCCGCCTGGAGGGCCGTCCATTCCGATCTCCCCTTCGCTGACCCCGCCGTTACTTCAT includes:
- the LOC126631495 gene encoding receptor protein-tyrosine kinase CEPR2-like is translated as MALYLLLPTVFLLCLLFPPCMPLTVGTETEAEALLELKRQLKDPLNVLDSWKETADRSPCNFFGVACDRISGKVIGISLDNKSLSGEISPAIGVLDSLATLSLPCNNITGKLPAQVTRCANLKTLNLTGNKMVGAIPDLSALGKLEILDLSTNSFSAAFPSWVGNLTALNSLGLGENEFDEGEIPEGLGNLTNLTWLHLGNSQFRGEIPESVYKMKALETLDMSKNKLSGKLSNSISQLQKLNKIELFQNNLTGEIPPGLANLTLLREFDFSSNKFYGKLPSEMGNLKNLVVFQLFRNNFSGEFPAGFGDMKHLVAISIYENRFSGDFPTNFGRFSPLESIDISENQFSGGFPRFLCAKGRLQFLLALGNNFSGELTDSYIRCKSLERLRVNQNRLSGKIPAEFWSLPYATMIDFSDNDFSGEISPSIGFSTSLNQLILKNNGFSGYLPQLGNLSNLERLYLSGNKFSGEIPSEIGALKQLSSLHLEHNSLTGSVPSELGYCVKLVDVNLASNSLTGNIPRTLSLISSLNSLNLSQNSLTGLIPETLVKLKLSSIDLSGNQLSGRVPSDLLTIGGDKAFDGNKGLCIDQYSRTRTNSGMNMCTEKPNQKKVLENKLVLFSIIALALVAVFAGLLLVSHKNFKLGEAVDRENNLEAGKEKDLKWKLASFHQLEIDADDICDLKEENLIGSGSTGKVYRIDLKKGRGTVAVKQLWKGDGMKLLTAEMDILGKIRHRNILKLYACSANGGSSVLVFEYMANGNLFQALHRDIKSGEPELDWCQRYTIALGAARGIAYLHHDCSPAIIHRDIKSTNILLDDDYEAKVADFGVAKIAESSQKGCDYSSLAGTHGYIAPELAYTAKVNEKCDVYSFGVVLLELVTGRRPVEEDYGEGKDIVYWVSTHLSDREAVVKILDDKVAHECVEDDMIKVLKVAVLCTTKLPSLRPTMRDVIKMLTAADPCTFRSGNNTCNDENVKDFSPSTDELSLLAVASLSNISLPTMAAASYSLILLLITFSLLTFLPHSLSSSTVSISESSNQTLICALIHPQNQKSFLNCTGFKFPTTASGSNGGSGGVQIPLDKNASSSFTALVAGDGFLCALRPPPSSSSSNTNSTLSCWRFSANGTHLSHKRIYRGPPLTQLIAGNSHVCGLIQNGTTSTSSRLQCWQWHWFRNSTISRHEYGFSSIAVGEKFVCGVSQIGKVTCLGSNYIVVGKEPRASGKNVYKAVSAGVGHACAISSVDNSLDCWGEMKGEKPQGRFTSLALGENRSCALRPNGTVVCWGENNFSLPETLKGTYFTAIEAKRSVFCGVSSSNFSLYCWGNPIFDVSNNFMVFGRDVKPGPCTGECLSCGNPLPVPVPLPSLPPESGSSKWSKKMIAFLVVGCVGFLALVVSVCFFDFKYCKTRVGGSRVHDSGPLDEQPQLQAEQGAAATAGPPVLEKRLSHLVSMGANGASLEEFPLQLLLEATSNFSEEHKIGTGSYGSVYYATLDDGRQVAIKRAETSVSSSHVGSCTKRQQDQDNAFVNELESLSRLNHKNLVRLLGFFEDAKERILVYEYMNNGSLHDHLHKLPHSTLLSWAKRIKVALDAARGIEYLHEYAVPPIIHRDIKSSNILLDDTLLVKVSDFGLSLMRPEDEESHLSLGAAGTFGYIDPEYYRLQHLTTKSDVYSFGVVLLELLSGYNAIHRNENGMPRNIVDFAVPYIVSDKIHRILDPRIAAPTPFEIEAVAYVGYLAADCVSLQGCDRPSMTYIVSILETASAYFLENPTLSPSSSTTEST
- the LOC126633583 gene encoding uncharacterized protein LOC126633583, producing the protein MDGPPGGDLCSVCHGNFDTPCQANCSHWFCRNCIMLVWDHGSTVRPCKCPLCRRPITLLVPSRASSRQLDRPEVAEILGKIERYNRVFGGHSRSLIQRGQDLPFLLRRLLRELINPDRSLPLVIRARVWISMIMGAAYLFSPFDFIPEAIFGIAGLLDDFFIVLIVFFHVAAIYRSVLYRRHGGS